The following are from one region of the Quercus robur chromosome 1, dhQueRobu3.1, whole genome shotgun sequence genome:
- the LOC126690316 gene encoding protein ASPARTIC PROTEASE IN GUARD CELL 1 — MSSLFYIIIITIIFSTLNFVHSRTLTETTSTTTLDVTASLQKTQSVFSSYNPKAKPQAFNQQKQKQTQSQTLSSLTLELHTRTSILSRPTHTHTHSHTDYKSLTIARLERDSARLKSLTTRLHLALTGILQSDLEPSGGRGQEQQQDLQGPIISGTSQGSGEYFCRVAIGRPPTPAYMVLDTGSDVNWLQCAPCADCYQQADPIFEPASSASYSPLSCETKQCKSLDVSECRNGTCLYEVAYGDGSYTVGEFVTETLTLGSASVNNVAIGCGHNNEGLFIGAAGLLGLGGGKLSLPSQLNATSFSYCLVDRDSDSASTLEFNSPLPPNAVTAPLHRNPKLDTFYYVGVSGLSVGGESLRIPESAFEVDSGGNGGIIIDSGTAVSRLQTGTYNSLRDAFVKGTRRLGLASTNGVALFDTCYDLSSKTSVEVPTVAFHFPNGKVLALAAKNVLIPVDSTGTFCLAFAPTSSAFSIIGNVQQQQTRVAFDLANSLIGFSSTKC, encoded by the coding sequence ATGAGTTCCCTCTtctacattattattattactatcaTCTTCTCCACTCTCAACTTTGTTCACTCTCGAACCTTAACTGAAACAACGTCCACCACCACTCTCGACGTAACAGCTTCGCTTCAAAAAACCCAAAGCGTTTTCAGTAGTTACAATCCAAAGGCAAAGCCGCAAGCATttaaccaacaaaaacaaaaacagactcAGTCTCAGACTCTCTCATCCCTCACACTTGAGCTACATACTAGAACTTCTATTCTTAGCCGGCCTacacacactcacactcacAGTCACACTGACTACAAGTCACTCACTATAGCTCGACTCGAGCGCGACTCAGCCCGACTCAAATCTTTAACCACTCGGTTACATCTAGCCCTTACAGGCATTCTCCAATCAGATCTCGAACCTTCGGGAGGACGAGGACAAGAACAACAACAAGATCTACAAGGTCCCATCATTTCAGGAACGAGTCAAGGAAGCGGCGAGTACTTCTGCCGAGTCGCAATCGGAAGACCACCGACTCCGGCGTACATGGTTCTCGACACTGGCAGTGACGTCAACTGGCTTCAATGTGCTCCATGCGCCGATTGTTACCAACAAGCCGATCCGATCTTCGAGCCGGCTTCATCGGCTTCTTACTCGCCGCTCTCTTGCGAAACCAAGCAATGCAAGTCCCTCGACGTGTCCGAGTGTCGCAACGGCACGTGTCTCTACGAGGTCGCTTACGGTGACGGCTCGTACACAGTCGGTGAATTCGTCACCGAAACCCTAACTCTCGGATCGGCTTCGGTGAACAATGTAGCCATTGGCTGTGGTCACAATAACGAAGGCTTGTTCATCGGCGCCGCAGGATTGCTCGGACTCGGCGGCGGAAAGTTATCGCTACCATCTCAACTGAACGCGACGTCGTTTTCGTACTGTTTAGTTGACCGTGACTCGGACTCGGCTTCGACTCTTGAGTTCAACTCACCGCTACCTCCTAACGCCGTCACAGCTCCGTTACACCGTAACCCTAAACTGGACACGTTTTACTACGTCGGTGTAAGCGGGCTCAGTGTCGGAGGTGAGTCGCTTCGGATTCCGGAGTCGGCGTTCGAAGTGGACTCGGGAGGGAACGGTGGAATAATCATCGACTCGGGCACAGCCGTGAGTCGGTTACAAACGGGGACCTACAACTCGCTCCGTGACGCATTTGTGAAAGGGACGAGGAGGTTGGGGTTGGCGTCAACTAACGGCGTGGCGTTATTTGACACGTGTTACGACCTGTCGTCAAAGACGAGTGTGGAGGTTCCAACGGTGGCGTTTCATTTTCCGAATGGGAAAGTGTTGGCATTAGCGGCCAAGAATGTGTTGATACCGGTTGACTCAACGGGGACCTTTTGTTTGGCGTTTGCTCCAACCTCCTCCGCCTTCTCTATCATTGGGAATGTCCAACAGCAACAGACACGTGTCGCTTTCGATCTCGCTAATTCTCTCATCGGATTCTCTTCCACTAAATGCTAG